One region of Armigeres subalbatus isolate Guangzhou_Male chromosome 3, GZ_Asu_2, whole genome shotgun sequence genomic DNA includes:
- the LOC134220177 gene encoding fas-binding factor 1: MNFDLDDPLEGLLSDGSNDSLFGNETAKKSNKSATASKPEAKQSKMEDLFGIKSDAPKVEPAKSHAASSVELVEKDGHASLDFAKQSISGQPSSLSNFQTRRTSTPVKKSETAQKKEITFDDSDVLSDLGFDPKKPKSKSNILDDILGGPIIATSKETAAKQSKPNYTKQSLGVNKEETAAIKTISRQSTETSENLQTESTIMGGYAPSGGGASRRTARRKSSTALHDPLGLFANPMEAKKDAKANKKSADWLGLNDENSVSNDPAPIPIPKFESDAPKQVDVIKPPTPVPQPSVVAPSSLTTLTAPTIEPLQLPLTTILKPDIATAAQTMDMIAAETQSALNTMQQQEFQLIVAKQMRSQEQALLDMQQKQKSILQKQELQFNELLNKQIQRHNMLDEVISKQQERINTNIQVMMTQPPHIPPLLMDRVDVKTVEESEVALNEQEDSLNKVELKADLKRLELEKLRLEDLVSNITANHEQEISMLEQSYRKQMGFLDETLKIMESRMKTENKSLEEFYTGKLDKLDNEKQQLIAEHNQKVQEMEEVHRRAIESLKTNYQENLENLKREHKEMINNIRESKMLEFSVLQDNQSYMSMLKNASSYLENASGDLQQLRDTLHEQIEFNHKERDIQLKAREKQLEDQQRLMERTKEATDTEKTRLLNLVEMLEAKLTELSKTSSEEHWTYQQKTVKLETERQAFEKEKNLARDRIAQDERRIDELKQAQLEEHSRLMQKINDEKLLLQEEKTKVDTLAKIQKKDQSEVSRAEIDVAVKVAEDAAKQSDAERERLLNLQRQFETKRRELINQESQLRTKSSELETAINSAKQKELSAENAFRSIKRAEQNLQMKMQLIQRQFREISEREDRLSKDKIELSKERLELQSMRKRLQTTRCSLCKVGERSQEIGDYLTAVNNSESVADDRKLEANFFEMHQQRDHLKVDEFFDGDLERQLQNFLERNRLDDVGIESGNVLPSMAQNEDGTIDTDFLLMKFDVLKSQNFFNRDDDK; this comes from the exons ATGAATTTCGATTTGGATGACCCGCTTGAGGGTCTTCTGAGCGACGGAAGCAACGACAGCTTGTTCGGAAATGAAACTGCCAAAAAATCGAACAAATCGGCCACTGCTAGCAAACCGGAAGCAAAGCAGTCCAAGATGGAAGATTTGTTCGGCATAAAATCTGATGCCCCCAAAGTGGAACCGGCAAAATCTCACGCCGCGTCCTCAGTTGAGTTGGTTGAAAAAGATGGTCACGCTTCGTTGGATTTCGCAAAACAGTCCATATCCGGGCAACCGTCGAGTTTGAGTAACTTCCAGACACGGAGAACCAGTACTCCGGTTAAGAAATCAGAAACCGCCCAAAAGAAGGAGATTACGTTCGATGATAGCGATGTGCTCTCTGACTTGGGATTCGATCCGAAGAAACCTAAGTCTAAATCCAACATTCTGGACGATATTCTTGGTGGGCCGATTATCGCTACAAGCAAGGAAACTGCCGCGAAACAGAGCAAAC CCAACTACACTAAGCAGTCCCTCGGGGTTAACAAAGAAGAAACTGCGGCCATCAAAACTATTTCGAGACAGTCAACGGAAACGTCGGAGAATCTCCAAACCGAGAGTACCATAATGGGAGGCTATGCTCCCAGTGGAGGCGGTGCTTCTCGGCGAACCGCCAGACGAAAGTCATCAACAGCATTGCATGATCCACTTGGGTTGTTTGCGAATCCTATGGAGGCAAAGAAAGATGCCAAAGCGAACAAAAAAAGTGCTGATTGGTTGGGGCTGAATGATGAAAATAGTGTCTCTAATGATCCTGCACCGATTCctattccaaaatttgaatcagATGCCCCCAAACAGGTAGACGTAATCAAACCACCTACCCCAGTTCCACAACCGTCCGTAGTAGCTCCATCAAGCCTGACAACTTTAACAGCACCCACAATCGAGCCACTCCAGCTTCCGTTAACCACAATTTTGAAGCCAGATATTGCAACAGCTGCACAAACTATGGACATGATAGCCGCTGAGACACAAAGTGCTCTGAATACAATGCAGCAACAGGAATTCCAACTTATAGTTGCAAAGCAGATGAGAAGTCAAGAACAAGCATTGCTGGACATGCAACAGAAGCAGAAATCTATTTTACAGAAGCAAGAATTGCAGTTTAACGAGTTGCTGAACAAACAGATTCAGCGTCACAATATGCTGGATGAGGTTATTTCAAAACAACAGGAGCGCATCAACACCAACATACAGGTCATGATGACTCAACCGCCTCATATACCACCACTGTTGATGGATCGTGTTGATGTGAAGACGGTGGAAGAGAGTGAAGTTGCGCTTAATGAACAGGAAGATTCCTTAAATAAGGTTGAACTCAAAGCGGATCTTAAGCGATTGGAACTCGAAAAACTTCGATTAGAAGATCTGGTTTCTAACATAACTGCAAATCATGAACAGGAAATCTCTATGCTGGAGCAAAGCTATCGCAAGCAGATGGGCTTTCTGGATGAGACCCTCAAAATCATGGAGTCCAGAATGAAGACGGAAAACAAAAGTTTAGAGGAATTTTACACGGGAAAGTTAGACAAACTAGACAATGAAAAGCAGCAACTGATAGCAGAACACAACCAAAAGGTGCAGGAGATGGAAGAGGTGCACCGCAGAGCGATAGAGAGTTTGAAGACAAATTACCAGGAAAACTTGGAAAACCTTAAGAGAGAGCACAAGGAAATGATCAacaatattcgagaatctaaaaTGTTGGAATTTTCTGTGCTTCAAGATAATCAGTCCTACATGAGCATGCTTAAAAATGCTTCCAGCTATTTGGAAAACGCATCCGGGGATCTTCAACAACTTCGTGATACACTCCACGAGCAGATCGAGTTCAATCACAAGGAGAGAGATATTCAACTGAAAGCAAGGGAAAAGCAGCTGGAAGACCAGCAACGGTTGATGGAACGCACAAAAGAAGCGACTGATACGGAGAAAACACGCTTGCTCAACCTGGTTGAAATGTTAGAGGCCAAACTTACTGAACTATCAAAG ACATCTTCCGAAGAGCACTGGACCTACCAACAGAAAACGGTGAAGCTAGAGACGGAAAGGCAAGCGTTCGAAAAGGAGAAAAACCTAGCACGTGACCGCATCGCACAAGATGAAAGGCGTATCGATGAACTGAAACAAGCTCAACTGGAAGAGCATTCCCGTCTGATGCAAAAAATAAACGATGAAAAGTTACTCCTACAAGAGGAGAAAACCAAAGTTGACACACTCGCCAAAATACAGAAGAAAGATCAATCGGAAGTATCACGAGCGGAGATAGACGTGGCCGTTAAAGTAGCGGAAGATGCAGCCAAGCAATCAGACGCTGAACGCGAACGATTACTGAATTTGCAACGTCAATTCGAAACCAAACGCCGCGAATTGATCAACCAGGAAAGTCAACTGAGAACTAAGTCAAGCGAGTTGGAGACTGCCATAAATAGTGCCAAACAGAAGGAACTGAGTGCGGAGAATGCTTTCAGAAGTATCAAACGAGCGGAACAGAACTTGCAGATGAAGATGCAGCTCATTCAGCGGCAGTTTAGGGAAATATCCGAGCGGGAAGATAGGCTGTCCAAGGACAAGATCGAACTCAGTAAGGAACGATTGGAGCTGCAATCGATGCGGAAGCGATTGCAGACAACTCGCTGTAGTCTGTGCAAGGTTGGCGAGCGCTCACAAGAAATTGGAGATTATTTGACGGCTGTTAACAATTCGGAATCGGTGGCGGATGATCGTAAGTTGGAggcaaatttcttcgaaatgcACCAGCAACGGGATCACTTGAAGGTGGATGAGTTCTTCGATGGAGATTTGGAACGACAGCTGCAAAATTTCTTGGAGAGGAATAGATTGGACGATGTGGGTATTGAAAGCGGAAATGTGTTGCCTAGTATGGCCCAGAACGAAGATGGAACGATCGATACGGATTTTTTGCTGATGAAGTTTGACGTACTGAAGTCGCAGAATTTCTTCAACCGTGATGATGATAAGTAA
- the LOC134222534 gene encoding uncharacterized protein LOC134222534, with product MTNHGCEGWRKERGGKRIDLEGSGPSFQTKSVIEAGTTLVAVAAITVGSVQTSPYQIAVQPTLSSALERRLQARTSDSFREATFRQHCPPYKTRLSVTAITCLRPIHRRYCRSDPLPPVCRIAPPHVTDVPPYPFGPNRPTARLVLFILLPLPPGRIDRLFNYRSIS from the exons ATGACAAATCACGGCTGCGAGGGATGGCGAAAGGAACGTGGAGGAAAACGGATCGATCTAGAGG GCTCCGGCCCTAGTTTTCAGACCAAGTCGGTTATCGAAGCCGGAACGACGTTGGTCGCCGTTGCCGCCATTACGGTTGGATCCGTTCAGACATCGCCCTACCAAATAGCAGTGCAGCCTACTCTGTCCTCCGCTCTCGAGCGGCGATTGCAAGCACGAACCAGCGACTCGTTTAGAGAGGCGACCTTCC gacaacactgccctCCCTACAAGACGCGATTGAGTGTTACTGCCATAACCTGCCTGCGACCTATTCATCGTCGTTACTGTCGCAGTGACCCGCTTCCACCGGTCTGTCGCATTGCGCCGCCCCACGTCACCGACGTGCCGCCCTACCCGTTCGGGCCCAACCGACCGACTGCGCGACTGGTGCTGTTCATCCTTCTCCCTCTGCCGCCCGGCAGGATCGACCGACTGTTCAACTACAGATCCATTTC GTAA